In Haliscomenobacter hydrossis DSM 1100, the DNA window AAGCCCAACCCTACGACGCCAAACTCTTCGACGCCATGCGCTGGCGCATGATCGGCCCACACCGCGGCGGACGCACAGTAGGCGCAGTGGGTGTACCCCAACAACCCAATGTATTTTACATCGGCGTCAACCACGGTGGAGTGTGGAAAACGACCGACTTTGGTCGCACCTGGGTGCCCATTTTTGATGATCAACCCACCGGCTCGATTGGCGATGTGGGGGTAGCCCTTTCCAATCCCAATGTGGTATACGTAGCCAGTGGTGAGGGCCTGCAACGCCCCGACCTGTCGGTTGGCGATGGCATGTACAAATCCACCGATGCGGGCAAAACCTGGCAGCACATCGGCCTGCGCGAAGGTCAACAAATTGGGGGCATCGACATTGACCCCAAAGATGAAAACCGCGTTTTTGCCGCTGTACTCGGCCACCCTTACGGCCCCAATACCGAGCGGGGCGTATACCGTACCCTTAACGGTGGTAAAACCTGGGAACGGGTACTCTACAAAGACGAAAACACAGGGGCAGTACAAGTGACCATCGATCCCCAAAATCCCAATACCGTTTACGCCGTGCTCTGGGCTGCCCGTCAGGGGCCTTGGGAAAATGGTGCCTGGCAAGGCCCCGAAAGTGGTCTCTACAAATCAACCGATGGCGGCAATACCTGGAAAAAAATCATCAAAGGCATGCCTACTTTTGAAGAAGGGCTCGGGCGCATCGGCTTTTGCATCGCCCCCAGCAACCCTAATCGCCTGTACGCGACTGTTGACGCACCCAAAGGTGGTATTTACCGCAGCGACGACGCGGGAGAATCCTGGACCCTGATGAATCCCGACGCCCGCCTTTGGGGCCGTGGCAGCGATTTTGCCGAAGTCAAAGTAGACCCCAAAAACCCCGACATTGTTTACTCCGCCAATATCGTCGCCTGGAAATCTGTAGATGGCGGCAAAACCTGGGCGGCCTTTCGCGGTGCACCCGGTGGCGACGACTACCACCGCATCTGGATCAATCCCGATAATCCCAACATTATTCTCTTGGCCAGCGATCAGGGAGCCATCATCACCGTCAATGGCGGCGAGACCTTCAGCTCCTGGTACAACCAACCCACCGCGCAGTTTTACCATGTGAGCACCGACAATGCTTTTCCCTACAATGTGTACGGTGGCCAACAAGAAAGTGGCTCAGTGGGCATCACCTCGCGGGGCAACGATGGCCGCATTACTTTCCGCGAATGGCACCCAGTAGGCGTGGAAGAATATGGCTACGTGGCACCCGATCCGCTCGACCCCAACATCATTTACGGGGGCAAAGTGACCAAATTTGACAAACGTACCGGGCAAACCCAAAACATCGCCCCCGAAGCGGTGCGCGGGGGCAAGTATCGGTTTATCCGTACGGCGCCTATTTTGTTTTCTCCACTTGACCCCAAAACCTTGTTCTACGCGGGCAATGTGCTGTTCAAAACCCAAAATGGCGGCAACTCCTGGGAGGTCATCAGCCCCGATCTGACGCGGGAAACTTACCCCGAAATCCCGGCCAGCGTGGGGGTGTATACCACTCCTGATATGAAAACCATGCCCCGGAGGGGCGTCATTTATACCATCGCGCCTTCTCCGCTGGATGTCAACCTGATTTGGGTGGGCACCGACGACGGCCTGATTCACGTCACCAGGGACGGTGGCAAAAACTGGAGCAACGTTACTCCCCCCGCCATTACGGCCTGGAGCAAGGTATCCATCATGGAAGCCAGCCATTTTGACCCCAATACCGCCTATGCTGCGGTGAACCGCATCCGTTGTGACGATCTGCGCCCGCACATCTACCGCACCCGCGATGGGGGCAAAACCTGGCAAGAAATCGTGACGGGTTTGCCCAATGATCCGATCAATGCGGTCAAAGAAGATCCCTTGAAAAAGGGGCTGTTGTTTGCGGGCTCCGAACGGATGGTCTCCGTGTCATTTGACGATGGGGAACACTGGCAATCATTACGCCTCAATATGCCCGCAACCTCGATCCGCGATTTGGTGATCAAAGACGATGACATCGTGGTCGGTACACACGGTCGTTCCTTCTGGATTTTGGATGACATTACGCCACTGCGGCAATTGACGCCCGCCGTTGCCACACAAAACGCCATGTTGTACAAACCCCAATTGACTTACAGGGTGCGTTGGAACATGAACACGGATACGCCCATCCCGCAGGAAGAACCCTCTGGCGATAACCCTCCAGACGGCGCAGTGATCAATTATTTCCTGAAAAACCAAAGCGAAGCTACACTGGAGATTTTTGATGCGGCCGGAAAATTGGTGCGCAAGTTCAGCACGCAGGACAAGCCTTACACGATCCCGAACAATAACGTCCCGGAATACTGGATCAGGCCGCAACAGATTTTATCAGGAGCACCCGGTTCGCATCGCTTTGTATGGGATTTGCATTACACCCCGCTGGATGAGCCAGCATCTTTTTCGATTGCGGCCACTTTCCGGAATTCAGCACCACGCCCAACCGGACCTTGGGTGATGCCGGGAACTTATACCGTAAAACTAACCGTTGGCGACCAAAGTTTTACCCAGCCTTTGCTCATCAAAATGGATCCTCGGGTAAAAAGTACGCCTGTACAATTGCAACAGCAGCACAACTTGTCGCTGGATTGTTACGCAGGGCAAAAAAAGGTAGCCGAATTACAGACGGCAGTAGCCAGCCTGCGCAAACAGGTGGCATTGACTTTACCTTTGGTCAAAAAGGGTACCCTACCCGCTTCTTTGCAGCAATTGGATCAAACATTGACGGTACAAAATACTGAGCTGGGTCGTTTGAGCCGAGCCTTTGCAGGGGTGTTCAATGTACTGCAAGACACCGACATGCCGGCAACGACACAGGCTCTTGCAGCTGGCCAAGAGGCCAAAACGGGTTTGGAACAAGTGGCATTGAAATGGAATGCGTTGTATAGGGATGTCATTCCAGGAATCAATGCGCAGTTGAAGAAGATGAAATTGCAGGGGATCGAGTGATGCTTAATGTGCTTCTCAGCGCGCCTGCGGCGCTTGAGGAGAAATTTAATGGGAACGCGGATGACGCGGATTTAGCGGATTTACGCAGATCAAATCCGTGTAAATCCGCTAAATCCGCGTCATCCGCGTTCCCATTATTGTCGCTTTGGAAAAAATACTCACATCAGCCCCAAACCCAGCACCATCACCCACATCAATACAAAACTGATCAACAGTGAAATATTCAGGAGTGTACCCGCAATGCGCGAATCAAAATTCATTTCATCTGAAAAAGGCAGAATGGTCATGCCCAAGGGCAACAACACACACATGATCAATACACTCCGCATGAGGGAGCCAGCCGGAAGGAAAAAGTACAAGACAGCGACCATCGTCAAGCCCACACTATAACGGATAAACAAGACTTTGGAGATGGCCTTCAATTGATTTTTGTCGAGTGCAAAGCTCAAATAAACCCCCATCAGCAAAAGTACCAAAGGTTTGTTGCCTTTGGCCAAAACGTCCAGCGCATCGAAGGCCAAAGCTGGCAGGGGAAGGGAAAAAATATTGATGCTCAAACCAACAATCAGACCCAGGAAGGGCGGTAAACTAAATACCCGCTTCAGGATGGATTTCCAATCGAGCGATTGATTGCCACCCGAAGCAAAATACCGCCCAATGGGGTACACCACCCCAAAGGCAATAATGGTATTGCCGATATCAAACATCACAGCGTAGACCAGCGCTTCTTTGCCAAACAAACCCTCAATGATGGGAAATCCGAACAAGCCCACATTGGCCGTTCCGGCACCCATGGTGAGCACGCCGCGCAGGTCAGTGCTGTAATTGGAAAACCAAAACCAGGCGAGGGTCAGCATGATTCCACAAAAACCGATGCAAAACAAGGGAATCAGAAACAGTTCTGGGTCCAATTTCACCCTCGCTGTTGATACGATCATCAGTGCAGGGAAAGTGGTGTGCATCAAAAATTTGGAAATGATTTTACCGTCCTTCTCGGTGATAAAGCCGTATTTTTTCAACAAAAATCCAATGGCGATGATGCTGAGGGTGATGATAAAGACGTGGTTCGCTTGGGTCATTGCGGGTCATTTGTTCGCTGCAAAATTCGAGGGGCGAAATTGCGAAAACAGTTCGTCATCCCGAATTTTTAATGCGACAAAAGCGACACTTTTTTAGCACAAAGGGCACAAAGGAAAGCACAAAGAACACGAGATAGCGCTTGTCTTAGTGCACTTTGTGCTTTCCTTGGTGTCCTTTGTGTCCTTTGTGCTACTTTTTTGATTCGCTTTGGTCTTTTTAAAAACTCGGAGTGATTTATCTTTCAGTCCAACTTAAGTGGGTGATTTTTAGCGCTAAGGTTCAATCGCCCGAATGGTAAAACCATAGCTGTATTTTTTTGCCAAAAGTCGATATTCATCGTGGGTTTCAGCGCCCCAGCTGTTGTCGCCTCCAACGCCGCGTTGCGCCAGGTCGATATGCAAGGTCACAAAACGACGTTTGAC includes these proteins:
- a CDS encoding VPS10 domain-containing protein yields the protein MKKSNFFTTLVLFILALSQLQAQPYDAKLFDAMRWRMIGPHRGGRTVGAVGVPQQPNVFYIGVNHGGVWKTTDFGRTWVPIFDDQPTGSIGDVGVALSNPNVVYVASGEGLQRPDLSVGDGMYKSTDAGKTWQHIGLREGQQIGGIDIDPKDENRVFAAVLGHPYGPNTERGVYRTLNGGKTWERVLYKDENTGAVQVTIDPQNPNTVYAVLWAARQGPWENGAWQGPESGLYKSTDGGNTWKKIIKGMPTFEEGLGRIGFCIAPSNPNRLYATVDAPKGGIYRSDDAGESWTLMNPDARLWGRGSDFAEVKVDPKNPDIVYSANIVAWKSVDGGKTWAAFRGAPGGDDYHRIWINPDNPNIILLASDQGAIITVNGGETFSSWYNQPTAQFYHVSTDNAFPYNVYGGQQESGSVGITSRGNDGRITFREWHPVGVEEYGYVAPDPLDPNIIYGGKVTKFDKRTGQTQNIAPEAVRGGKYRFIRTAPILFSPLDPKTLFYAGNVLFKTQNGGNSWEVISPDLTRETYPEIPASVGVYTTPDMKTMPRRGVIYTIAPSPLDVNLIWVGTDDGLIHVTRDGGKNWSNVTPPAITAWSKVSIMEASHFDPNTAYAAVNRIRCDDLRPHIYRTRDGGKTWQEIVTGLPNDPINAVKEDPLKKGLLFAGSERMVSVSFDDGEHWQSLRLNMPATSIRDLVIKDDDIVVGTHGRSFWILDDITPLRQLTPAVATQNAMLYKPQLTYRVRWNMNTDTPIPQEEPSGDNPPDGAVINYFLKNQSEATLEIFDAAGKLVRKFSTQDKPYTIPNNNVPEYWIRPQQILSGAPGSHRFVWDLHYTPLDEPASFSIAATFRNSAPRPTGPWVMPGTYTVKLTVGDQSFTQPLLIKMDPRVKSTPVQLQQQHNLSLDCYAGQKKVAELQTAVASLRKQVALTLPLVKKGTLPASLQQLDQTLTVQNTELGRLSRAFAGVFNVLQDTDMPATTQALAAGQEAKTGLEQVALKWNALYRDVIPGINAQLKKMKLQGIE
- a CDS encoding AEC family transporter; amino-acid sequence: MTQANHVFIITLSIIAIGFLLKKYGFITEKDGKIISKFLMHTTFPALMIVSTARVKLDPELFLIPLFCIGFCGIMLTLAWFWFSNYSTDLRGVLTMGAGTANVGLFGFPIIEGLFGKEALVYAVMFDIGNTIIAFGVVYPIGRYFASGGNQSLDWKSILKRVFSLPPFLGLIVGLSINIFSLPLPALAFDALDVLAKGNKPLVLLLMGVYLSFALDKNQLKAISKVLFIRYSVGLTMVAVLYFFLPAGSLMRSVLIMCVLLPLGMTILPFSDEMNFDSRIAGTLLNISLLISFVLMWVMVLGLGLM